From the Longimicrobiaceae bacterium genome, the window GGGGACGATGCGCATCTGCTCGCCGCGGCGGGCGATCACGCCTTCCACGATCTCGTCCGCCGTCTTCCCCGTGCCCGCCTCCATCAGCACCGTGTCGCGCAGCGCCTCGGCCTGCGCGCTGGGGCACATGTCCAGCGTGTGGCCCGGCGTAACCGGCGAGCGGAGCTGCGACATCGCCTGCCACGCCACGTCATGCGAGTGGTCGGTATCCCGCGCATCGGCCGTGGACGGCTTCGCCTGCGCGTGAATGGGGGATGCGACGAGGAGAAGAAGCGCGGGGAGTATCCGGTAGATGCGCATCATCAGACCTCCACCAGCTCGCGCTCGCGTCCGGCAGGGCGCGCTTCGACCACGCGGCGCACGGGGGCGCGGCGGGGCGCTTCGGCCGACGGCCAGAGGGCGATGAGGGTGCCGATGGCCATGATGAGCCCGCCAAGCCAGATCCACGGCACCAGCGGGTTCACCAGCACGCGGAACGTGGCGACGGGCTGCGGGTTGGTGCCCTGCATGAAGCCGTCGGCGTCGTCCACGCCGGCGAGGATCAGGTACAGGTCCTCGTTCCAGGCGCGGCGGATTCCGACCTCGGACGTCACCTCTTCCCGCTGCTTGTACGAGCGCTTCTCCGCCGCGAGGGTGCCGGCGCGCCGCCCGTCGATCCGCACGTCCATCGACGCCACCAGCTTGGTCATGTTGGTGGCGGGATACCACGACATGTCCTGGTACGTGAGCCGGTACGTGTGCCCGAACGGCGAGGGGATGCTCACGCTCTGCCCGGGGCTCAGCGCGATCTCGCGCTCGGCGTTGAACGCCTTGCCCGCCAGCCCGCAGAAGCAGACCACCAGCCCGGCGTGCACGATGTAGCCGCCGTACCGCCGCCGGTTGCGCTCCACGAGGTGGACGAGCGCGACGAAGCGCCCCTCGCCCTCGATGCTGGCGCGGGCGCGTGTGCCCTTCCAGAACTCCACCACGATCGTCGTCATCGTGAACGTCGCCAGCGCGAAAGTGGCGATCGCGTACGGCAGCCGCATCCCCGCCGCGACCAGAACGCCGACGGTGACGAGGCAGACGGAGCCGGGCAGCACGAAGTTGCGCTTGAGGTTGCGCGGAGTCGCCTTCCGCCAGGCGATGACGGGGCCGATGCCCAGCAGCGCGAGCAGGAGCAGGCCGATGGGGATGTTGACCCGGTTGAAGAAGGGCGGGCCCACGGTGATCTTGTGGCCGCTGATGCCCTCGGAGATGAGCGGGAACATGGTCCCCCACAGCACCGCGAACATCGCCGCGACGAAGAGGAGGTTGTTCATCAGGAACGCCGACTCGCGCGAGACGAACGACTCCAGCCGGCTCTCCGGCTGCAGCCGGTCGCGCCGCCACCACACCAGCCCCGCGCAGGCCACGATCATCACCGAGAGGAAGGCGAGGAAGGTGTACGCGATGGGCAGGTTCTGCGCGAACGAGTGGACCGATTCGATCAGCCCGCTGCGCGTGAGGAAGGTGGCGAAGATGCTCAGCAGGAAGGTGCCCAGGATGAGGAAGATGTTCCACACCTTCAGCATCCCCCGCTTCTCCTGGATCATAACCGAGTGCAGGAACGCGGTGCCGGTGAGCCACGGCAGCAGCGACGCGTTCTCCACCGGGTCCCAGAACCAGTAGCCGCCCCAGCCCAGCTCCACGTACGCCCACATCATCCCGAAGATGATGCCGATGGTGAGGAAGAACCACGCGACCAGCGTCCAGCGCCGCGTCGTGGTGATCCA encodes:
- a CDS encoding cytochrome c-type biogenesis protein CcmH, yielding MMRIYRILPALLLLVASPIHAQAKPSTADARDTDHSHDVAWQAMSQLRSPVTPGHTLDMCPSAQAEALRDTVLMEAGTGKTADEIVEGVIARRGEQMRIVPKKSGTGLLAWIAPPFVLLIGAGALIAFMRAMRRRGNTIAPAAAPLTAEDRAELEAELRQFERAEEVGA
- a CDS encoding heme lyase CcmF/NrfE family subunit; translation: GATLGFVGGRTGRGDLVLSAERSVLAVFALIATAAGAIISAFLRDEFKYEYVTGHSNRELPFFYKVTGLWAGQTGSLVFWALLLALFSCVVVFQNRRANREFMPYVAGTLLTVIGFFLLVVVFQSNPFKLLDFTPADGRGLNPQLQNYWMTIHPPALYLGFTCFTVPFAFAVSALLSGRLDTRWITTTRRWTLVAWFFLTIGIIFGMMWAYVELGWGGYWFWDPVENASLLPWLTGTAFLHSVMIQEKRGMLKVWNIFLILGTFLLSIFATFLTRSGLIESVHSFAQNLPIAYTFLAFLSVMIVACAGLVWWRRDRLQPESRLESFVSRESAFLMNNLLFVAAMFAVLWGTMFPLISEGISGHKITVGPPFFNRVNIPIGLLLLALLGIGPVIAWRKATPRNLKRNFVLPGSVCLVTVGVLVAAGMRLPYAIATFALATFTMTTIVVEFWKGTRARASIEGEGRFVALVHLVERNRRRYGGYIVHAGLVVCFCGLAGKAFNAEREIALSPGQSVSIPSPFGHTYRLTYQDMSWYPATNMTKLVASMDVRIDGRRAGTLAAEKRSYKQREEVTSEVGIRRAWNEDLYLILAGVDDADGFMQGTNPQPVATFRVLVNPLVPWIWLGGLIMAIGTLIALWPSAEAPRRAPVRRVVEARPAGRERELVEV